The proteins below come from a single Esox lucius isolate fEsoLuc1 chromosome 7, fEsoLuc1.pri, whole genome shotgun sequence genomic window:
- the LOC105010999 gene encoding spermatogenesis-associated protein 22 isoform X2 has product MLTQSSKSSENPTAYTGYFQDQASRCPAPAGQTRWLRQGNQQQSQTQSEYPNSQRGPLGRSFGHPYKVENTGLQLGKQQPTVMRDYGALTDSRQSMFNSPRGSGSTHGNLVPSSYHSEMGQQQQAGYRPVQANPPELIYSQQSRPTPGPPSRPTPSTTCKPNPGPGLQKQKQDVSWKFKSTTNTGPQKPLIKDNGDTYQTQSTSKFQVKPTAENSLRILTAVIDGMRHWSRLKDRALYLFEIFATLDSAVTAGSHGAKNFLMRDGKEVVQCVFYENELELPRLIRGQVHRCVGNFDRTRDTLICVSVRAALPSEQRMVYESVKASDIEMRIVVKSLSEV; this is encoded by the exons atgttaACACAAAGCTCTAAATCATCAGAAAACCCAACAG CTTACACAGGATATTTCCAAGACCAAGCCTCAAGGTGTCCTGCACCTGCTGGTCAAACTCGGTGGCTCAGACAAGGGAACCAACAGCAGTCTCAAACACAGTCTGAATATCCTAACAGCCAACGAGGACCTTTGGGGAGAAGCTTTGGACACCCATACAAAGTTGAGAATACAGG TCTGCAGTTGGGAAAGCAGCAGCCAACAGTGATGAGGGACTACGGAGCCCTGACAGACTCCAGACAGAGCATGTTCAACAGCCCTCGAGGCAGCGGGAGCACACATGGCAACCTGGTACCCTCAAGTTATCACTCTGAGATGGGTCAGCAGCAGCAGGCAGGCTACAGACCAGTACAGGCAAATCCACCTGAGCTCATTTACTCCCAGCAGTCTAGACCAACTCCTGGCCCCCCAAGCAGACCAACTCCTAGTACTACATGCAAGCCAAATCCTGGTCCTGGACTACAGAAGCAGAAGCAGGATGTGTCGTGGAAGTTTAAAAGTACCACCAATACTGGGCCACAGAAACCACTGATTAAGGACAATGGAGACACATATCAAACACAAAGTACCTCTAAGTTTCAG GTCAAACCAACAGCTGAGAACTCCCTGAGGATCCTGACTGCTGTCATTGATGGCATGAGACATTGGAGTCGGCTCAAGGACAGGGCCCTGTACTTGTTTGAGATTTTTG CTACTCTGGACTCCGCAGTCACGGCTGGGTCTCATGGAGCTAAGAACTTCCTCATGAGAGATGGGAAAGAGGTGGTGCAGTGTGTCTTCTATGAAAAT GAGTTGGAGCTGCCAAGGCTGATCCGAGGCCAGGTGCACCGCTGTGTGGGGAACTTTGACCGCACAAGGGACACACTcatctgtgtgtcagtcagagCCGCTCTGCCCTCAGAGCAGAGGATGGTATATGAGTCTGTCAAAGCTTCAGACATTGAGATGAGGATTGTGGTGAAATCACTTAGTGAAGTCTGA
- the LOC105010999 gene encoding spermatogenesis-associated protein 22 isoform X1, producing the protein MRRYENQQARPTAGCLSVPLFNQKKRSRLPLTSNPSENECCKENMLTQSSKSSENPTAYTGYFQDQASRCPAPAGQTRWLRQGNQQQSQTQSEYPNSQRGPLGRSFGHPYKVENTGLQLGKQQPTVMRDYGALTDSRQSMFNSPRGSGSTHGNLVPSSYHSEMGQQQQAGYRPVQANPPELIYSQQSRPTPGPPSRPTPSTTCKPNPGPGLQKQKQDVSWKFKSTTNTGPQKPLIKDNGDTYQTQSTSKFQVKPTAENSLRILTAVIDGMRHWSRLKDRALYLFEIFATLDSAVTAGSHGAKNFLMRDGKEVVQCVFYENELELPRLIRGQVHRCVGNFDRTRDTLICVSVRAALPSEQRMVYESVKASDIEMRIVVKSLSEV; encoded by the exons ATGAGGAGATATGAAAACCAACAGGCTAGACCTACAGCAG GTTGCCTCTCTGTGCCTCTGTTTAACCAGAAGAAAAGGAGCAGGCTGCCTTTGACATCGAATCCATCAGAGAATGAATGctgcaaagaaaacatgttaACACAAAGCTCTAAATCATCAGAAAACCCAACAG CTTACACAGGATATTTCCAAGACCAAGCCTCAAGGTGTCCTGCACCTGCTGGTCAAACTCGGTGGCTCAGACAAGGGAACCAACAGCAGTCTCAAACACAGTCTGAATATCCTAACAGCCAACGAGGACCTTTGGGGAGAAGCTTTGGACACCCATACAAAGTTGAGAATACAGG TCTGCAGTTGGGAAAGCAGCAGCCAACAGTGATGAGGGACTACGGAGCCCTGACAGACTCCAGACAGAGCATGTTCAACAGCCCTCGAGGCAGCGGGAGCACACATGGCAACCTGGTACCCTCAAGTTATCACTCTGAGATGGGTCAGCAGCAGCAGGCAGGCTACAGACCAGTACAGGCAAATCCACCTGAGCTCATTTACTCCCAGCAGTCTAGACCAACTCCTGGCCCCCCAAGCAGACCAACTCCTAGTACTACATGCAAGCCAAATCCTGGTCCTGGACTACAGAAGCAGAAGCAGGATGTGTCGTGGAAGTTTAAAAGTACCACCAATACTGGGCCACAGAAACCACTGATTAAGGACAATGGAGACACATATCAAACACAAAGTACCTCTAAGTTTCAG GTCAAACCAACAGCTGAGAACTCCCTGAGGATCCTGACTGCTGTCATTGATGGCATGAGACATTGGAGTCGGCTCAAGGACAGGGCCCTGTACTTGTTTGAGATTTTTG CTACTCTGGACTCCGCAGTCACGGCTGGGTCTCATGGAGCTAAGAACTTCCTCATGAGAGATGGGAAAGAGGTGGTGCAGTGTGTCTTCTATGAAAAT GAGTTGGAGCTGCCAAGGCTGATCCGAGGCCAGGTGCACCGCTGTGTGGGGAACTTTGACCGCACAAGGGACACACTcatctgtgtgtcagtcagagCCGCTCTGCCCTCAGAGCAGAGGATGGTATATGAGTCTGTCAAAGCTTCAGACATTGAGATGAGGATTGTGGTGAAATCACTTAGTGAAGTCTGA
- the LOC105010999 gene encoding spermatogenesis-associated protein 22 isoform X3 has protein sequence MRRYENQQARPTAGCLSVPLFNQKKRSRLPLTSNPSENECCKENMLTQSSKSSENPTAYTGYFQDQASRCPAPAGQTRWLRQGNQQQSQTQSEYPNSQRGPLGRSFGHPYKVENTGLQLGKQQPTVMRDYGALTDSRQSMFNSPRGSGSTHGNLVKPTAENSLRILTAVIDGMRHWSRLKDRALYLFEIFATLDSAVTAGSHGAKNFLMRDGKEVVQCVFYENELELPRLIRGQVHRCVGNFDRTRDTLICVSVRAALPSEQRMVYESVKASDIEMRIVVKSLSEV, from the exons ATGAGGAGATATGAAAACCAACAGGCTAGACCTACAGCAG GTTGCCTCTCTGTGCCTCTGTTTAACCAGAAGAAAAGGAGCAGGCTGCCTTTGACATCGAATCCATCAGAGAATGAATGctgcaaagaaaacatgttaACACAAAGCTCTAAATCATCAGAAAACCCAACAG CTTACACAGGATATTTCCAAGACCAAGCCTCAAGGTGTCCTGCACCTGCTGGTCAAACTCGGTGGCTCAGACAAGGGAACCAACAGCAGTCTCAAACACAGTCTGAATATCCTAACAGCCAACGAGGACCTTTGGGGAGAAGCTTTGGACACCCATACAAAGTTGAGAATACAGG TCTGCAGTTGGGAAAGCAGCAGCCAACAGTGATGAGGGACTACGGAGCCCTGACAGACTCCAGACAGAGCATGTTCAACAGCCCTCGAGGCAGCGGGAGCACACATGGCAACCTG GTCAAACCAACAGCTGAGAACTCCCTGAGGATCCTGACTGCTGTCATTGATGGCATGAGACATTGGAGTCGGCTCAAGGACAGGGCCCTGTACTTGTTTGAGATTTTTG CTACTCTGGACTCCGCAGTCACGGCTGGGTCTCATGGAGCTAAGAACTTCCTCATGAGAGATGGGAAAGAGGTGGTGCAGTGTGTCTTCTATGAAAAT GAGTTGGAGCTGCCAAGGCTGATCCGAGGCCAGGTGCACCGCTGTGTGGGGAACTTTGACCGCACAAGGGACACACTcatctgtgtgtcagtcagagCCGCTCTGCCCTCAGAGCAGAGGATGGTATATGAGTCTGTCAAAGCTTCAGACATTGAGATGAGGATTGTGGTGAAATCACTTAGTGAAGTCTGA